The Desulfurellaceae bacterium genome has a segment encoding these proteins:
- a CDS encoding alpha/beta fold hydrolase, producing MSTTQPFTVHITDEVLSDLRERLTRTRWAEDFANDEWAYGTNGAYLRELVAYWIEHYDWREHEAAMNAFSHYRTTIEGIPIHFIHEPGKGPQPMPIILNHGWPWTFWDLNKVIRPLADPAAFGADPADSFDVVVPSLPGYGFSSPLGVPGINYWRTADLWVSLMQDVLGYNRFAAQGGDWGAAIAAQLGHKYADRVIGVHTHVMIALNAFSAPLTDMLDPALYGPGEEGWYERSMHFLTAETGYVALQTTKPQTLAYGLNDSPVGLCAWILEKRRTWSDCDGEVEKRFSKDELLTTMTLYWVTQSFGASARYYYEAAHNLWQPSHDQRPVIGAPTGVAVFPKDVVLLPRKWAEQYYNLQRWTVMPAGGHFASME from the coding sequence ATGAGCACCACACAGCCGTTTACGGTCCATATCACGGACGAGGTCTTGAGCGACCTGCGCGAGCGCCTGACCCGCACCCGTTGGGCCGAGGATTTTGCCAACGATGAGTGGGCCTACGGCACCAACGGCGCCTACCTCAGGGAGCTGGTGGCCTACTGGATCGAACACTACGACTGGCGCGAGCACGAAGCCGCGATGAACGCCTTCTCGCACTATCGGACGACGATTGAGGGCATTCCGATCCACTTCATCCACGAGCCCGGCAAGGGTCCACAGCCGATGCCGATCATCCTCAACCACGGCTGGCCGTGGACCTTCTGGGATCTCAACAAGGTCATCCGTCCGCTGGCCGACCCGGCCGCGTTTGGCGCCGACCCGGCCGACTCTTTTGACGTGGTCGTGCCGTCTCTGCCCGGCTATGGCTTTTCCTCACCGCTCGGCGTGCCCGGCATCAACTACTGGCGGACGGCCGACCTGTGGGTCAGCCTGATGCAGGATGTGTTGGGCTACAACCGCTTTGCGGCTCAGGGCGGCGACTGGGGGGCGGCGATTGCCGCCCAGCTCGGCCACAAGTACGCCGACCGCGTCATTGGCGTGCATACCCATGTCATGATCGCCCTCAACGCCTTTTCCGCCCCCCTGACGGATATGCTCGACCCGGCCCTGTACGGTCCCGGCGAAGAGGGCTGGTATGAGCGCAGCATGCACTTTCTGACCGCCGAGACCGGCTATGTGGCGCTGCAAACGACCAAGCCTCAGACCCTGGCCTATGGGCTCAACGACTCGCCGGTCGGGCTGTGCGCCTGGATTTTGGAGAAACGCCGCACCTGGAGCGACTGCGACGGCGAGGTGGAAAAACGCTTCAGCAAGGACGAGCTGCTGACGACCATGACCCTGTACTGGGTGACCCAGAGTTTTGGCGCCTCGGCCCGCTATTATTACGAGGCCGCCCACAACCTGTGGCAGCCGTCGCACGACCAGCGGCCGGTGATCGGTGCGCCAACCGGCGTGGCGGTGTTTCCCAAAGATGTCGTGCTGCTGCCCCGCAAGTGGGCCGAGCAGTACTATAACCTCCAGCGCTGGACGGTCATGCCGGCCGGAGGGCATTTTGCGTCAATGGAAGA
- a CDS encoding SDR family oxidoreductase, protein DGKVALITGGSTGIGRATAQIFAREGAKVGVADVNAEGAEETVRLIQAAGGAALFIRADVSRAADTEAMVRTVVETYGRLDCAFNNAGIEGEMQSTQDYSEAVWERVMGINLKGVWLSMKAEIQHMLGHGGGAIVNTASAAGLVAVPSLSAYVAAKHGVVGLTKTAALEYAKAGIRVNAVCPGGVDTPMVQRVFGSNRELAEAAIASEPVGRLAQPAEIGEAVAWLCSDAASFVTGHPMAVDGGMVAQ, encoded by the coding sequence TGGATGGCAAGGTGGCGTTGATTACCGGTGGCAGCACCGGGATTGGCCGGGCGACCGCCCAGATTTTCGCCCGCGAAGGGGCAAAGGTCGGGGTGGCCGATGTGAATGCAGAGGGAGCTGAGGAAACCGTGCGGCTGATCCAGGCCGCCGGCGGGGCGGCGCTCTTTATCCGCGCCGACGTGTCCCGGGCTGCGGATACCGAGGCCATGGTCAGGACCGTGGTCGAGACCTATGGCCGGTTGGACTGTGCCTTCAACAACGCGGGTATCGAGGGCGAGATGCAGTCCACCCAGGACTATAGCGAGGCGGTCTGGGAGCGGGTAATGGGCATCAATCTCAAGGGCGTGTGGCTGAGCATGAAGGCCGAAATCCAGCACATGCTGGGCCACGGCGGCGGGGCGATTGTGAACACCGCGTCTGCCGCCGGCCTGGTCGCCGTGCCGTCCCTGTCGGCCTATGTGGCGGCCAAACACGGCGTGGTCGGACTGACCAAGACCGCAGCCCTGGAGTACGCCAAGGCCGGCATCCGGGTCAATGCGGTGTGTCCGGGCGGCGTGGATACGCCGATGGTCCAGCGGGTCTTTGGCAGCAATCGAGAGCTTGCCGAGGCTGCGATAGCGTCCGAGCCGGTCGGGCGTCTGGCCCAGCCGGCCGAGATCGGCGAGGCTGTGGCTTGGCTGTGTTCGGACGCCGCCTCGTTTGTGACCGGTCATCCCATGGCGGTCGACGGCGGGATGGTCGCTCAGTAG